From a region of the Janthinobacterium sp. 61 genome:
- a CDS encoding FUSC family membrane protein codes for MHYALNLRTFIYSHYFYLGLRVAIGLVGLTLLTLEISDSTTAMTVCIGALCTTLMDMPSPLRHKFNEMLASVLLCSAVTLLISLCGPVQWLLMTVLVLVSFLASMMVVYGKKSMPLQLAALFIMTMSMEHQMTWQQSFHHAGLFMLGGLIYLAYAMAIAWVLRHRIKQQVLAEALFELAAYIDIKADFYDTRFNLTEQFNKLVRHQSILADRQQASRDLILRSHKNSKDAIVVQVHVCMLDLYELILSTHTDYALLRQHLADSDVLKSLHDLAYKAARDIEAVAYAVTRKRASYAHISYDKEWFDIEGEIARLHAKGDGAQEALATLRAQRNKIRAILKMIVELHLATQKVYADVPFWSGADMAPFLSQQKYELKTLLSNLRLDSPVFRFALRVSMAISVGLLIGHWLPYAAHSYWIVLTIVIILRPTFSMTRQRRADRIIGTIIGCVITAIVIRFVHSNIVLMAILFLSIVATPTFIYLRYRYTAIAVSLMILLQMHLVAPSNPNLVSERLIDTLIGAAVATVFSFVLANWEYQSLPRLVRQVLNVNLSYMQASFALLQGKCFDDFAYRIERKRLMDSLAALSSALVRMLDEPASKQRAVEDINLFIVQNYLLVAHVAALRSILGRHASQLPVAPVNALLSHSHTQVCLTLSRALEQLDNKATISAPLATPAAPPVSDVAWSGWPLVKRRIRLLQADADKIVVHSAAIVHIVSPRN; via the coding sequence ATGCACTACGCACTGAACCTGCGCACCTTCATTTACAGCCATTATTTTTACCTGGGCTTGCGCGTGGCCATCGGCCTGGTCGGCCTGACCCTGCTGACCCTGGAAATCAGCGACAGCACCACTGCCATGACGGTGTGCATCGGCGCCCTGTGCACGACCCTGATGGACATGCCCAGCCCCCTGCGCCACAAGTTCAACGAAATGCTGGCTTCCGTGCTGCTGTGCAGCGCCGTCACCTTATTAATCAGCCTGTGCGGGCCCGTGCAGTGGCTGTTGATGACGGTACTCGTGCTGGTGAGTTTTCTCGCCAGCATGATGGTGGTGTACGGCAAGAAATCCATGCCCTTGCAGCTTGCCGCCCTGTTCATCATGACCATGTCGATGGAGCACCAGATGACGTGGCAGCAATCATTTCACCACGCGGGCCTGTTCATGCTGGGTGGCCTCATCTATCTGGCCTATGCCATGGCTATCGCCTGGGTCTTGCGCCACCGCATCAAGCAGCAAGTGCTGGCCGAAGCCCTGTTCGAGCTGGCCGCCTACATCGACATCAAGGCCGATTTCTACGACACGCGTTTCAATTTGACGGAGCAATTCAACAAGCTTGTGCGCCACCAAAGCATTTTGGCCGACCGCCAGCAGGCGTCGCGCGATTTGATCTTGCGCAGCCACAAGAACAGCAAGGATGCCATCGTCGTGCAGGTGCACGTGTGCATGCTCGATTTATACGAGCTGATTCTTTCCACGCACACGGATTACGCGCTGCTGCGCCAGCACCTGGCCGACTCCGACGTGCTCAAATCCTTGCACGATCTCGCTTACAAGGCGGCGCGCGACATCGAAGCCGTGGCCTACGCCGTCACGCGCAAGCGCGCCTCATATGCGCACATCAGCTACGACAAGGAATGGTTTGATATCGAAGGGGAAATTGCCCGCTTGCACGCAAAAGGCGACGGTGCGCAGGAAGCGCTGGCCACCCTGCGCGCACAGCGCAACAAGATCCGTGCGATTCTGAAGATGATAGTCGAACTGCATCTGGCCACGCAAAAAGTCTATGCCGACGTGCCGTTCTGGAGCGGTGCGGACATGGCGCCCTTCTTGTCGCAGCAGAAATATGAACTGAAGACCCTGCTGTCGAATCTGCGCCTCGATTCGCCCGTGTTCCGCTTCGCCCTGCGCGTATCGATGGCCATTTCGGTCGGATTGCTGATTGGCCACTGGCTGCCGTACGCGGCGCACAGTTACTGGATCGTATTGACTATCGTCATCATCCTGCGCCCCACGTTCAGCATGACGCGCCAGCGCCGCGCCGACCGCATCATCGGCACCATCATCGGCTGCGTCATCACGGCCATCGTGATCCGCTTCGTGCACAGCAATATCGTGCTGATGGCCATTTTATTTCTCTCCATCGTGGCCACGCCCACCTTCATCTATCTGCGCTACCGCTACACGGCCATCGCTGTCAGCCTGATGATCTTGCTGCAAATGCACCTGGTGGCGCCCAGCAACCCCAACCTGGTCAGCGAACGCCTGATCGATACTCTGATCGGCGCGGCGGTGGCCACCGTGTTCAGCTTTGTGCTGGCCAACTGGGAATACCAGAGCCTGCCACGCCTGGTGCGCCAGGTACTGAATGTGAACTTGAGCTATATGCAGGCCAGCTTCGCACTGCTGCAGGGAAAATGTTTTGATGATTTCGCCTACCGCATCGAGCGCAAGCGTTTGATGGATAGCTTGGCCGCGCTCAGCTCGGCACTGGTGCGCATGCTCGATGAACCGGCCAGCAAGCAGCGGGCCGTGGAAGACATCAACCTGTTCATCGTGCAAAATTATTTACTGGTCGCCCACGTGGCGGCACTGCGCTCGATCCTGGGACGCCACGCCAGTCAGCTGCCTGTCGCACCCGTCAACGCCTTGCTCAGCCACAGCCATACGCAAGTGTGTTTGACCCTGTCGCGCGCGCTGGAGCAGCTCGACAACAAGGCCACCATCAGCGCGCCGCTGGCTACCCCTGCCGCACCGCCCGTCAGCGACGTGGCCTGGTCAGGCTGGCCGCTGGTCAAGAGACGCATACGCTTGTTGCAAGCCGATGCAGACAAGATCGTGGTACATAGCGCGGCAATCGTGCACATCGTCTCACCGCGCAACTGA